The proteins below are encoded in one region of Juglans microcarpa x Juglans regia isolate MS1-56 chromosome 4D, Jm3101_v1.0, whole genome shotgun sequence:
- the LOC121261282 gene encoding LOW QUALITY PROTEIN: molybdate transporter 1-like (The sequence of the model RefSeq protein was modified relative to this genomic sequence to represent the inferred CDS: inserted 2 bases in 2 codons; deleted 2 bases in 1 codon) — protein MGDLGTYIPIVLALTLANDLNLGTTLIFTGIYNIVTGSIYGVPMPVQPMKAIAAAAISGSEFGVPETMAAGILTGGILLVLGVTGLMQLVYKLIPLSVVRGIQLAQGLSFALTAVKYIRKSQDFSKSKSGERPWLGLDGLILAIVCACFIVIVNGAGEERREETNEETNGDFGDEERPREELNGDMGDEERTMRKGRKFRKIIFSLPSALIIFLXGVVIAFIRRTKLGDDIRFGPSSIVVVKISKHAWKEGFIKGAIPQLPLSILNSVIAVCKLSSDLFSGREFSATSVSVTVGLMNVIGCWFGAMPSCHGAGGLAGQYKFGGRSGGCVAVLGATKLVLGLLLGSSLVRILYQFPVGXLGVLLLFAGIELAMACRDMNSKEESFVMLICTAVSLVGSSAALGFVSGMLLHLLLKLRNLIREQR, from the exons ATGGGAGACTTGGGCACGTACATACCCATAGTTTTGGCCTTGACATTAGCTAATGATCTTAACCTTGGCACGACACTAATATTTACCGGGATCTACAACATTGTCACCGGTTCCATTTATGGCGTCCCTATGCCGGTCCAGCCCATGAAGGCCATTGCGGCCGCGGCGATATCTGGGTCTGAATTTGGGGTTCCGGAAACCATGGCTGCCGGAATTTTGACCGGGGGGATCCTGCTTGTACTGGGTGTCACGGGGTTGATGCAGCTAGTGTATAAGCTAATTCCTCTTTCTGTTGTCAGGGGAATTCAGCTGGCGCAGGGATTGTCATTTGCACTAACCGCGGTTAAATACATCAGAAAAAGTCAGGATTTTTCTAAATCGAAGTCC GGGGAAAGGCCTTGGCTTGGGTTGGACGGGTTGATCTTGGCTATTGTTTGTGCTTGTTTTATCGTTATCGTTAATGGTGCCGGCGAGGAACGAAGGGAGGAAACAAATGAAGAAACCAATGGCGACTTCGGTGATGAAGAAAGGCCTAGAGAAGAACTCAACGGCGATATGGGTGACGAAGAACGGACTATGAGAAAGGGaagaaaatttaggaaaattatcTTCTCGCTTCCTTCAGCTCTTATTATATTTC TGGGTGTGGTTATCGCCTTTATAAGAAGAACTAAATTAGGGGACGATATTAGATTCGGGCCATCTTCTATTGTAGTAGTAAAGATATCTAAGCATGCATGGAAGGAAGGTTTCATTAAGGGTGCAATTCCTCAATTACCCCTATCAATTCTAAACTCAGTGATCGCTGTGTGCAAGTTGTCATCCGATCTATTTTCCGGAAGGGAATTCTCAGCAACTTCAGTCTCGGTGACGGTAGGGTTAATGAACGTGATAGGCTGTTGGTTTGGAGCCATGCCAAGTTGCCATGGTGCGGGTGGGCTAGCAGGGCAGTACAAGTTTGGTGGTAGAAGTGGTGGGTGTGTGGCCGTTCTTGGTGCAACCAAATTGGTTTTGGGGTTACTATTAGGGAGTTCTTTGGTGAGGATTTTGTATCAATTTCCCGTTG GTCTTGGGGTTCTACTCTTATTTGCTGGGATCGAGCTGGCCATGGCTTGCAGGGACATGAATTCCAAAGAGGAGTCCTTTGTGATGCTTATTTGCACAGCGGTTTCACTCGTGGGTTCAAGTGCAGCGCTTGGCTTTGTGTCTGGTATGCTTTTGCATTTGCTTCTAAAGCTAAGAAATCTGATCAGAGAGCAACGCTAG